The Staphylococcus sp. KG4-3 genome has a window encoding:
- the pepF gene encoding oligoendopeptidase F, whose product MTETLPFRKEVPLEETWDVTDLFISDDEFYQTLTDTIKSAKAFNAQYVNQLKDVQIIEQALDDYSEILIQLDRMANYAELRLSVDTANEQSQTLSAKLSTSYGKIASELSFVVSEIIALSEQDLNELINMSKYPHFLTKVKSKKAHELTPEVEKVLASLSPTFDSAYELYGTTKMLDINFESFEHNNQAYPLDYATFENEYEDNPDATFRKTSFKYFSDALRKYQHTTAATYNMQVQQEKIEADLRGYDSVIDYLLQDQEVTRDMFNRQIDVIMSDLAPIMQKYAKLIKRVHGLEVMGFEDLKVSIDPDYEPEISIEESKQYIYGALEVLGEDYLKMVESAYNDRWIDFAQNKGKDTGAYCASPYASHSYIFISWTGKMTETFVLAHELGHAGHFTLAQKHQNYLESEASMYFVEAPSTMNEMLMSNYLFKNSDNPKFKRWVIGSIVSRTYYHNMVTHLLEAAYQREVYNKVDKGESLTAPVLNQIMLDVYGQFFGDSVKLTEGTELTWMRQPHYYMGLYSYTYSAGLTIGTVMSQRIQNEGQPAVDAWLETLKAGGSKSPVALADIANIDIRTDAPLKSTIGYIGSLVDELEKLTDEIEQA is encoded by the coding sequence ATGACTGAAACATTGCCGTTCAGAAAAGAAGTTCCATTAGAAGAAACATGGGACGTTACAGATTTATTCATCTCAGATGATGAATTTTATCAAACTTTAACAGATACTATTAAATCAGCTAAGGCATTTAATGCTCAATATGTTAACCAGTTGAAAGATGTACAGATAATTGAACAAGCTTTGGATGACTATTCTGAAATATTAATTCAATTAGACAGAATGGCTAATTACGCAGAATTACGCTTAAGTGTAGATACAGCCAACGAACAATCACAGACACTAAGTGCAAAATTATCTACATCTTATGGCAAAATTGCAAGTGAGTTATCTTTTGTAGTATCAGAGATTATAGCCTTATCCGAACAAGATTTAAATGAACTAATTAATATGTCGAAATACCCCCATTTTCTTACTAAAGTTAAATCTAAAAAAGCACATGAATTAACACCAGAAGTTGAAAAAGTATTAGCTAGTTTGTCCCCTACTTTTGATAGTGCATATGAGTTATATGGCACTACTAAAATGTTGGACATAAACTTTGAATCTTTTGAACACAATAATCAAGCCTATCCTTTAGATTATGCAACATTTGAAAATGAATATGAAGATAATCCAGATGCAACGTTTAGAAAAACAAGCTTCAAATATTTCAGCGACGCATTACGTAAATATCAACATACTACTGCCGCTACATACAATATGCAAGTTCAGCAAGAGAAAATAGAAGCAGATTTAAGGGGTTATGACTCAGTTATTGATTATTTATTACAAGATCAAGAAGTCACACGCGATATGTTTAATCGCCAAATTGATGTAATTATGAGTGATTTAGCTCCAATTATGCAAAAATATGCTAAGTTAATCAAACGTGTTCATGGCTTAGAAGTTATGGGGTTCGAAGATTTGAAAGTCTCTATTGATCCGGATTATGAACCAGAAATCTCGATTGAAGAATCTAAGCAATATATTTATGGTGCTTTAGAAGTCTTAGGTGAAGATTACTTAAAAATGGTTGAATCAGCGTACAATGATAGATGGATAGATTTTGCTCAAAATAAAGGTAAAGATACTGGTGCATACTGTGCAAGTCCTTACGCCTCACATTCATATATATTTATCTCTTGGACTGGTAAAATGACTGAAACGTTTGTTCTAGCACATGAGCTTGGTCATGCTGGCCACTTCACTTTGGCACAGAAACACCAGAATTATTTAGAATCAGAAGCTTCTATGTATTTTGTTGAAGCACCGTCAACAATGAATGAAATGCTTATGTCTAATTACTTGTTCAAAAATAGTGACAATCCTAAATTTAAACGTTGGGTAATTGGTTCAATTGTTTCAAGGACTTACTATCATAATATGGTTACACATTTATTAGAAGCAGCATATCAGCGTGAAGTTTATAATAAAGTGGATAAAGGAGAATCATTAACTGCTCCTGTACTCAATCAAATTATGCTAGATGTATATGGCCAATTCTTTGGTGATAGTGTTAAATTGACTGAAGGTACAGAATTAACATGGATGAGACAGCCTCACTATTATATGGGTTTGTATTCTTATACGTATTCTGCTGGCTTAACAATTGGTACAGTTATGTCTCAACGCATTCAAAACGAAGGACAACCTGCAGTTGATGCTTGGTTAGAAACGTTGAAAGCTGGTGGTAGTAAATCACCTGTAGCACTTGCAGATATCGCTAATATAGATATCCGTACAGATGCTCCTTTAAAATCAACAATTGGCTATATAGGTAGTCTAGTGGATGAATTAGAAAAACTTACAGATGAAATTGAACAAGCATAA
- the phoU gene encoding phosphate signaling complex protein PhoU, producing MAIIRRKYEGQLDDLIKDLRRLGLHVYRNIEYALTSLSEEDRNYARQTIAKDKEINAIETEINEKVIMLITKQQPIASDLRLMMAAMKIASDFERIGDNSANIAEIRLRAKIIDNYVLTRLNTMGKLALLMLKDLNDAVRDNDITLIKEIIERDVDIDDLYKNIVNTTYLIDNDPFVAGQAHLAARYLERIGDHITNIAENIYFFITGDRYESYNK from the coding sequence ATGGCGATTATTAGACGCAAATATGAAGGCCAACTCGACGATTTAATCAAAGATTTACGTCGACTTGGTCTTCATGTATATCGTAATATTGAATACGCATTAACGTCATTAAGTGAAGAAGATCGTAACTATGCTAGACAAACTATAGCCAAAGATAAAGAGATCAATGCGATTGAAACTGAAATTAACGAAAAAGTTATCATGCTTATAACTAAACAACAACCCATTGCTAGCGATTTGCGTTTAATGATGGCAGCAATGAAAATTGCTTCTGACTTCGAACGTATTGGAGATAACTCAGCTAATATTGCTGAAATTAGACTTAGAGCTAAAATCATTGATAATTACGTCCTAACAAGACTTAACACAATGGGGAAACTCGCACTTTTAATGTTAAAAGATTTAAACGATGCTGTAAGAGACAATGATATTACTTTAATTAAAGAGATCATCGAAAGAGATGTAGACATTGACGATTTATATAAAAATATAGTCAATACGACTTATTTAATAGATAATGATCCTTTTGTAGCTGGCCAAGCTCATTTAGCCGCAAGATATCTAGAGCGTATAGGAGACCATATTACAAATATCGCTGAAAACATTTATTTTTTCATCACAGGTGATCGTTACGAATCATATAATAAATAA
- the pstB gene encoding phosphate ABC transporter ATP-binding protein PstB, with product MTNKQIKDRNDDLQSHTNRSDTPIATIDPNASENKIPNTQKNIVYSTKNLDLWYGENHALKNINLDILENNVTAIIGPSGCGKSTYIKALNRMVELVPSVKTAGKILYRDNNIFDDKYSVEKLRTNVGMVFQQPNPFPKSIYDNITYGPKIHGIKNKKVLDEIVEKSLRGAAIWDELKDRLDTNAYSLSGGQQQRVCIARTLAIEPDVILMDEPTSALDPISTLKVEELVQELKEKYSIIIVTHNMQQAARVSDKTAFFLNGYVNEYDDTDKIFSNPSDKQTEDYISGRFG from the coding sequence ATGACTAACAAACAAATTAAAGATAGAAATGATGATTTACAATCACATACGAATCGTAGCGACACACCTATAGCAACAATAGATCCAAACGCGTCGGAAAATAAAATACCTAATACGCAAAAAAATATTGTGTATTCTACTAAAAACTTAGATTTATGGTATGGCGAAAATCACGCTTTAAAAAACATTAATCTCGATATTTTAGAAAATAATGTAACTGCTATTATTGGGCCTTCTGGTTGCGGTAAATCAACATATATTAAAGCATTAAACCGTATGGTAGAACTTGTACCATCTGTTAAAACAGCAGGAAAAATTTTATATCGTGATAATAATATTTTTGATGATAAATATTCTGTTGAAAAATTAAGAACAAATGTTGGCATGGTATTCCAACAACCGAACCCATTCCCTAAATCAATTTATGATAATATCACATATGGTCCTAAAATTCATGGTATTAAAAATAAAAAAGTTTTAGATGAAATTGTAGAAAAATCATTACGTGGCGCAGCAATATGGGACGAATTAAAAGATCGCTTAGATACAAATGCATACAGTTTATCAGGTGGACAGCAACAACGCGTCTGCATCGCTCGTACATTAGCAATCGAACCAGATGTCATACTGATGGATGAGCCAACTTCTGCTTTAGATCCTATCTCTACATTAAAAGTTGAAGAACTTGTTCAAGAATTAAAAGAGAAATATTCGATTATTATTGTGACACACAATATGCAACAAGCAGCTCGTGTTTCTGATAAAACCGCATTCTTCCTTAATGGCTATGTAAATGAATACGATGATACTGACAAGATCTTCTCAAATCCTTCTGATAAACAAACAGAAGATTATATCTCTGGTAGATTCGGATAA
- the pstA gene encoding phosphate ABC transporter permease PstA: protein MAETNNSKVLVDQNTVEKKLSGRLSVNKINKWAFFACTMIGLLVLAALIIDTLFKGVGHLTPSFFTSFSSSTPSMAGIKGALIGTVWLMITIIPISIILGVGTAIYLEEYAKDNAFTNFIKVSISNLAGVPSVVFGLLGLTIFVRGMGIEALALSNSILAAALTMSLLILPVIIVASQEAIRAVPISIREASYGLGGNKWQTIRRIVLPAAIPGILTGFILALSRALGETAPLILIGIPTVLLQLPSSVFDQFQALPMAIYNWAKLPQAEFQNVASAGIIVLLVILLLMNAIAIFLRNKYSKKY, encoded by the coding sequence ATGGCTGAAACAAACAATAGCAAAGTACTTGTCGATCAAAACACCGTTGAGAAAAAACTCTCTGGACGCTTATCCGTTAATAAAATTAATAAATGGGCATTCTTTGCTTGTACAATGATTGGTTTACTTGTCTTAGCAGCATTAATCATAGATACACTCTTTAAAGGCGTCGGGCATCTGACACCATCATTTTTCACAAGTTTCTCATCTTCAACGCCGTCGATGGCAGGTATTAAGGGCGCTTTAATCGGAACAGTATGGTTGATGATTACAATTATCCCAATTTCTATTATTTTAGGTGTCGGAACTGCAATTTATTTAGAAGAATACGCTAAAGATAATGCATTTACAAATTTTATTAAAGTTAGTATTTCAAACTTAGCTGGTGTCCCATCAGTAGTATTCGGTTTACTAGGTTTAACTATTTTTGTTCGAGGCATGGGCATCGAAGCTTTAGCGTTAAGTAATTCTATCTTAGCCGCTGCGCTGACAATGTCGTTGTTAATTCTACCTGTAATTATTGTTGCAAGCCAAGAAGCTATAAGAGCAGTACCTATTTCAATTAGAGAAGCTTCATATGGACTAGGTGGTAATAAATGGCAAACTATCCGTCGCATTGTATTGCCAGCAGCAATACCTGGTATATTAACAGGCTTTATACTTGCGCTATCTAGAGCATTAGGTGAAACTGCACCATTAATTCTTATTGGTATACCAACTGTTTTGTTACAGTTACCATCAAGCGTATTCGATCAATTCCAAGCTTTACCAATGGCAATCTACAACTGGGCTAAGTTACCTCAAGCAGAATTCCAAAACGTAGCTTCAGCAGGAATAATCGTATTACTAGTAATCTTATTATTGATGAACGCTATTGCAATATTCTTAAGAAATAAATACAGCAAAAAATATTAA
- the pstC gene encoding phosphate ABC transporter permease subunit PstC, with the protein MANNNLSVSEMIARNNAKKNGTSDKIAPIILGIIAVFSILATIGIIVTLLTETITFFTRVSLADFFLTMEWNPFSSTPKYGIWALILGTLKITAIATVVAVPLGLGAALYLSEYASNRARSIIKPILEILSGIPTIVFGFFALTFVTPLLRSIFPELGSFNSISPGLVVGVMIIPLISSMSEDAMSSVPNKMREGALGLGATKFEVATKVVLPAATSGIMASIVLAISRAIGETMIVSLAAGSTPTASLDLTGSIQTMTGYIVQVATGDATFGSDIYYSIYAVGFTLFIFTLVMNLLSHWITKRFREEY; encoded by the coding sequence ATGGCGAATAATAACCTCTCCGTAAGTGAAATGATAGCAAGAAATAATGCTAAAAAGAATGGTACGAGTGATAAAATTGCACCAATAATTTTAGGCATTATTGCAGTTTTCTCTATTTTAGCAACAATTGGCATCATCGTAACACTGTTAACAGAAACAATCACATTTTTTACACGCGTTTCATTAGCAGACTTTTTCCTTACAATGGAATGGAATCCGTTTTCATCAACACCTAAATATGGCATTTGGGCTTTAATCTTAGGAACGCTAAAAATTACAGCCATCGCTACCGTTGTTGCAGTACCGCTTGGTTTAGGTGCAGCATTATATTTAAGTGAATATGCTTCAAATAGAGCAAGAAGCATTATTAAACCAATATTAGAAATACTTTCTGGTATCCCGACAATCGTATTTGGTTTCTTTGCCTTAACTTTTGTTACACCTTTATTACGTTCTATATTTCCGGAATTAGGCAGTTTCAACTCAATAAGTCCAGGATTAGTCGTAGGGGTTATGATCATACCATTAATCTCAAGCATGAGCGAAGATGCGATGTCTTCTGTTCCAAACAAAATGCGTGAAGGTGCATTAGGTCTAGGCGCAACAAAATTCGAAGTCGCAACTAAAGTAGTGTTACCAGCAGCTACATCGGGTATCATGGCATCAATTGTTTTAGCTATATCACGTGCTATAGGCGAAACAATGATTGTGTCTCTTGCAGCCGGTAGTACACCAACTGCTTCTTTGGATTTAACTGGTTCTATTCAAACAATGACTGGTTATATCGTACAAGTAGCTACAGGGGACGCAACATTTGGATCAGATATTTATTATAGTATATACGCTGTAGGCTTCACATTATTTATTTTCACTTTAGTCATGAACTTATTATCACATTGGATCACAAAACGTTTCAGAGAGGAGTATTAA
- a CDS encoding PstS family phosphate ABC transporter substrate-binding protein, translating into MKKWQLFGTTAIGASLLLGACGDGNANSGKGEGEVKGDGSSTVGPIIEKLNEKFAKDNSDVTVSSGTSGTGGGFEKFIAGNTDFSNASRPIKDEEKKKLDDKGIKYDEFKIAQDGVTITVNKDNDFVDELTKEQLKKIYSGEAKTWKDVNSEWPSKEIKAFSPDQSHGTYDFFTEEVMDKGDIKAEKNADTNVIVQSVQNNENGVGYFGYNFYEQNKDKLKEVKVKDDEGKTTEPTKKTIQDGSYALSRPLYIYTNEKKLKDNEGFQDFMKFVLEDKGKSAEDAGFVALPEKDYKEQQDKLKDIIGKESKDSKKEEK; encoded by the coding sequence ATGAAAAAATGGCAATTATTTGGTACTACAGCAATCGGCGCTTCACTTTTATTAGGTGCTTGTGGTGACGGTAACGCAAACTCAGGTAAAGGCGAAGGAGAAGTAAAGGGCGATGGCTCTTCTACAGTAGGTCCAATCATTGAAAAACTAAATGAAAAATTTGCTAAAGATAATTCAGATGTAACAGTTTCTTCTGGTACTTCAGGAACAGGTGGTGGCTTTGAGAAATTCATAGCGGGGAATACTGATTTTTCAAATGCTTCTAGACCAATCAAAGATGAAGAAAAGAAAAAACTAGATGATAAAGGCATTAAATATGATGAATTCAAAATTGCTCAAGATGGTGTAACGATTACAGTAAACAAAGATAATGATTTCGTTGATGAACTTACAAAAGAACAACTTAAAAAAATCTACTCAGGCGAAGCAAAAACTTGGAAAGATGTTAATTCAGAATGGCCATCAAAAGAAATCAAAGCTTTCTCACCTGACCAATCACATGGTACTTATGACTTCTTTACCGAAGAAGTAATGGATAAAGGGGATATCAAGGCTGAGAAAAACGCTGATACAAACGTAATAGTACAATCAGTTCAAAACAATGAAAATGGTGTTGGTTACTTTGGTTACAACTTCTACGAACAAAACAAAGATAAATTAAAAGAAGTTAAAGTTAAAGATGATGAAGGTAAAACTACTGAGCCAACTAAGAAAACAATACAAGATGGTTCTTATGCTTTAAGTAGACCATTATACATTTACACAAATGAGAAAAAACTAAAAGATAATGAAGGATTCCAAGACTTTATGAAATTTGTACTTGAAGACAAAGGTAAATCAGCTGAAGATGCAGGTTTCGTAGCATTACCTGAAAAAGATTACAAAGAACAACAAGATAAATTAAAAGATATTATTGGTAAAGAAAGTAAAGACAGCAAAAAAGAAGAAAAATAA
- a CDS encoding S1 RNA-binding domain-containing protein, producing the protein MAQDEKDIVGSIEFLEVVGIEGSTYQLKGPNGEDVKLNQSEINEEDELQIGEEYSFFIYPNRSGALFATQNMPDITTDKYAFVKVIKTDRDGAHVDVGLPREVLIPWVDLPKVKEVWPIQGDELFVTLRVDRDNNMFARLATETIVEQMYTPSFENEKQNQVIEARPYRLLRIGSFLLSKDGYKIFVHESERKAEPRLGENVKVRIIGQNDKGELNGSFLPLAHERLDDDGQRIFDLLVEYNGELPFSDKSSPEAIKEIFNMSKGSFKRAIGHLYKNKIINIESGKIALTQKGWDRVEK; encoded by the coding sequence ATGGCCCAAGATGAAAAAGATATAGTAGGTTCAATAGAATTTCTTGAAGTTGTTGGCATAGAAGGCTCAACATACCAATTAAAAGGACCAAATGGCGAGGATGTAAAACTAAACCAATCTGAAATTAACGAAGAAGATGAATTACAAATAGGAGAAGAATATAGTTTCTTCATCTATCCAAACAGATCAGGAGCATTATTTGCCACACAAAATATGCCTGATATCACAACAGATAAGTATGCTTTTGTTAAAGTAATTAAAACAGACCGCGATGGTGCGCATGTAGATGTCGGTTTACCGAGAGAGGTATTAATTCCTTGGGTAGACTTACCAAAAGTAAAAGAAGTATGGCCAATACAAGGTGATGAGTTATTTGTTACTTTACGTGTGGACAGAGACAACAATATGTTTGCGCGATTAGCGACTGAAACTATTGTCGAACAAATGTACACCCCTTCATTTGAAAATGAAAAGCAAAACCAAGTTATCGAAGCTAGACCATATCGTCTATTAAGAATTGGTAGTTTCTTACTATCTAAAGATGGATATAAAATATTTGTTCATGAATCTGAACGTAAAGCAGAACCACGTCTTGGTGAAAATGTAAAAGTACGTATTATTGGCCAAAATGATAAAGGTGAATTAAACGGGTCGTTTTTACCATTAGCTCACGAAAGATTAGATGATGATGGGCAACGCATTTTTGATTTACTTGTAGAATATAATGGGGAACTACCATTTTCGGATAAATCAAGTCCTGAAGCCATTAAAGAAATATTTAACATGAGCAAAGGGTCCTTTAAAAGAGCAATTGGTCATCTTTACAAAAATAAAATTATTAACATTGAAAGTGGTAAAATAGCTTTGACTCAAAAGGGTTGGGACCGAGTAGAAAAATAG
- a CDS encoding ABC-F family ATP-binding cassette domain-containing protein, whose amino-acid sequence MLQVTDVSLRFGDRKLFEDVNIKFTDGNCYGLIGANGAGKSTFLKILSGELDAQTGHVSMGKNERLAVLKQDHFAFEDERVLDVVIKGHERLYEVMKEKDEIYMKPDFSDEDGIRAAELEGEFAEMDGWNAEADAGSLLSGLGIKADLQDKTMSELENNQKVKVLLAQSLFGQPDVLLLDEPTNGLDIPAISWLEDFLINFDNTVIVVSHDRHFLNNVCTHIADLDYGKIKVYVGNYDFWYQSSELAMKMAQDQNKKKEEKIKELQEFVARFSANASKSKQATSRKKQLEKIELDDIQPSSRRYPFVKFTPEREIGNDLLFVENLSKSIDGVKVLDNISFTMDPNDKAVLIGDSEFAKSTLLKILAGEMEPDEGTVRWGVTTSRSYFPKDNSEFFEGVDMNLVDWLRQYAPEDEQTETFLRGFLGRMLFSGEEVKKKASVLSGGEKVRCMLSKMMLSSANVLLLDEPTNHLDLESITAVNDGLKNFKGSLIFTSYDFEFINTIANRVIDLNPAGAVSKEISYQAYLEETGVLTK is encoded by the coding sequence ATGTTACAAGTTACTGATGTAAGTTTACGATTTGGCGATCGTAAATTATTCGAAGATGTAAATATTAAATTTACAGATGGCAATTGCTATGGTTTGATTGGGGCAAATGGAGCTGGTAAGTCAACATTCTTGAAGATTTTATCCGGTGAATTAGACGCTCAAACTGGCCATGTTTCAATGGGTAAAAATGAACGTTTAGCAGTGTTGAAACAAGATCACTTCGCCTTTGAAGATGAACGTGTTTTAGACGTTGTTATTAAAGGTCACGAACGTTTATATGAAGTAATGAAAGAAAAAGATGAAATTTATATGAAACCAGATTTCAGTGATGAAGACGGTATCAGAGCTGCTGAACTTGAAGGTGAATTCGCAGAAATGGATGGTTGGAATGCAGAAGCAGATGCTGGTTCCCTACTTTCTGGTCTTGGTATTAAAGCAGACTTGCAAGACAAAACGATGTCAGAATTAGAAAATAACCAAAAAGTTAAAGTGTTATTAGCACAAAGCCTCTTTGGTCAGCCAGATGTACTATTACTAGATGAGCCGACCAACGGACTAGATATTCCAGCTATAAGTTGGTTAGAAGATTTTCTTATCAATTTTGATAACACTGTTATTGTCGTATCACATGATAGACACTTTTTAAATAATGTGTGTACTCATATTGCTGATTTAGATTATGGTAAAATCAAAGTTTATGTAGGTAACTATGATTTCTGGTATCAGTCAAGTGAATTAGCTATGAAAATGGCCCAAGATCAAAATAAGAAAAAAGAAGAAAAAATTAAAGAGCTACAAGAATTTGTTGCGCGTTTCTCTGCAAACGCATCTAAATCTAAACAAGCTACAAGCCGTAAAAAGCAATTAGAGAAAATTGAACTCGATGATATTCAACCTTCTTCGCGCCGTTATCCATTTGTAAAATTCACGCCAGAACGTGAAATTGGTAACGACTTATTATTTGTAGAAAACCTATCAAAATCAATTGATGGTGTTAAAGTTCTTGATAACATTTCATTTACAATGGATCCAAATGATAAAGCTGTATTAATTGGAGATAGTGAATTTGCTAAATCAACATTACTGAAAATACTAGCTGGAGAAATGGAACCTGATGAAGGTACTGTAAGATGGGGTGTTACTACATCTCGCAGCTACTTCCCTAAAGATAACTCAGAATTCTTTGAAGGTGTTGACATGAATCTTGTCGATTGGTTACGCCAATACGCACCTGAGGATGAACAAACTGAAACGTTCTTACGTGGTTTCTTAGGTCGTATGTTATTTAGTGGTGAAGAAGTTAAGAAAAAAGCAAGTGTATTATCAGGTGGAGAAAAAGTGCGTTGTATGCTAAGTAAAATGATGTTATCAAGCGCAAACGTATTATTACTTGATGAGCCTACGAACCACTTAGACTTAGAAAGTATCACTGCTGTAAATGATGGCTTGAAGAACTTTAAAGGTTCTCTTATTTTTACTTCATATGACTTTGAATTTATCAATACAATCGCAAATCGTGTAATCGACTTAAATCCAGCTGGAGCTGTATCTAAAGAGATATCATACCAAGCTTATTTAGAAGAAACTGGTGTATTAACGAAATAA
- a CDS encoding aldo/keto reductase: MQNLDMIDGKIISQIGFGTYKLNGASGMHAIVSALNQGYRLLDTAYNYENEGTVGKAIEQSHVSRDQIIVTSKLPGRYQDYNAAMVAIQESIYRLNVEYIDLYLIHWPNPRHGKFVEAWQAMIDARNAGLIKSIGVCNFLPEHIETLEQETGILPSVNQIELHPYFNQQDMIRYHNEKGIITQAWSPLGRASEVINDKDIEVIAEKYDKTIPQIILRWHIQNGVVPIPKATSIARQIQNKDVFDFTLEHDDIEKINALTQKDGRLKGQDPAVYEEF; encoded by the coding sequence ATGCAAAATTTAGATATGATTGACGGCAAGATAATATCCCAAATAGGATTTGGTACATATAAGTTAAACGGTGCATCAGGTATGCATGCGATTGTTAGCGCGTTAAATCAAGGTTATCGTTTATTAGATACTGCATATAATTATGAGAATGAAGGTACCGTTGGTAAAGCGATTGAACAAAGTCATGTCTCAAGAGACCAAATTATTGTAACTTCTAAACTTCCTGGACGTTATCAAGACTACAATGCGGCAATGGTTGCAATTCAAGAATCGATTTATCGTCTGAATGTGGAATATATAGATTTATACTTAATACATTGGCCAAATCCAAGACATGGTAAATTTGTTGAAGCTTGGCAAGCGATGATTGATGCTCGTAATGCTGGGTTAATTAAATCTATCGGTGTATGTAATTTCTTGCCTGAACACATTGAAACGTTAGAACAAGAAACAGGAATCCTTCCTTCGGTTAACCAAATAGAATTACATCCTTATTTTAACCAACAAGATATGATTAGATATCATAATGAAAAAGGAATTATCACGCAAGCATGGAGCCCTCTTGGTCGTGCTTCAGAAGTTATAAATGATAAGGATATTGAAGTGATAGCAGAAAAATATGATAAAACCATTCCTCAAATTATTTTGAGATGGCACATTCAAAATGGTGTAGTACCCATTCCAAAAGCAACTTCTATTGCTAGACAAATTCAAAATAAAGATGTTTTTGATTTTACATTAGAGCATGATGATATAGAAAAAATAAATGCATTAACTCAAAAAGACGGCAGATTAAAAGGACAAGATCCGGCAGTATATGAAGAATTTTAA
- a CDS encoding aspartate kinase: MKRSVLKFGGSSVSDFTKIKNIAEMLRLRVEQGEQLIVVVSAMGKTTDELMANVSTLTSSPKDQELALLLTTGEQQTVSYLSMVLNDIGINAKAMTGYQAGIKTVGHHLKSRIAEIDPETFEQSFTENDILVIAGFQGINDNFEVTTLGRGGSDTTAVALAASNNTACEIYTDVDGVYATDPRLYKDAKRLDYVSYEEMMEMSALGAGVLETRSVELANNYSIPLYLGRTLSNVKGTWIMPQTEILERKAVTGVALDTHMMHVTISYPLPDNKLLTALFNHLEDGSVNVDMISQIVNLEGLQMSFTIKDTDVIQISTILESLKESFSALDFKINEDYVKLSLIGSGMRDMSGVASKAFKTLIENDISFYQTTTSEISISCVIDAMNGERAVQTLYQTFDI, from the coding sequence TTGAAAAGAAGTGTTTTGAAATTTGGAGGTTCTTCAGTAAGTGATTTTACTAAAATAAAAAATATTGCCGAAATGCTTAGATTAAGAGTTGAACAAGGTGAACAATTAATTGTGGTTGTAAGCGCTATGGGTAAAACAACAGATGAACTAATGGCAAATGTTTCGACTTTAACTAGTAGTCCTAAAGATCAAGAACTTGCCCTCTTACTTACCACAGGAGAGCAACAAACAGTTTCTTATTTATCGATGGTTTTAAATGATATTGGTATTAACGCCAAAGCCATGACTGGCTATCAAGCAGGAATTAAAACCGTTGGACATCATTTGAAGAGTCGTATAGCAGAAATTGATCCTGAGACGTTCGAGCAATCATTTACCGAAAATGACATTTTAGTCATAGCAGGTTTTCAAGGTATTAATGATAACTTTGAAGTAACTACATTAGGTCGTGGTGGATCAGATACTACAGCAGTCGCATTAGCAGCAAGCAATAACACAGCATGCGAAATATATACAGATGTTGATGGTGTTTATGCAACAGATCCAAGACTTTACAAGGACGCTAAACGTTTAGACTATGTCTCTTATGAAGAAATGATGGAGATGAGTGCTTTAGGCGCAGGTGTGCTTGAAACAAGAAGTGTAGAATTGGCAAACAATTACAGTATTCCACTTTACTTAGGAAGAACTTTATCAAATGTGAAAGGAACATGGATTATGCCCCAAACTGAAATATTAGAAAGAAAAGCCGTTACAGGCGTTGCATTAGATACGCATATGATGCACGTTACTATTAGTTATCCTCTACCCGATAACAAATTATTAACTGCGTTATTCAACCATTTAGAAGATGGTTCCGTTAATGTTGATATGATATCACAAATCGTTAATTTGGAAGGATTACAAATGTCGTTCACGATTAAAGATACAGATGTCATACAAATTTCTACGATTTTAGAGTCTTTAAAAGAATCATTTAGTGCGTTAGACTTTAAGATAAATGAAGATTACGTTAAACTCTCTCTAATTGGTTCTGGCATGAGAGACATGTCGGGCGTAGCTTCAAAAGCATTCAAAACATTGATTGAAAATGATATTTCATTTTATCAAACAACAACTTCAGAAATTAGTATTTCATGTGTTATTGATGCTATGAATGGCGAAAGAGCTGTTCAAACCCTTTATCAAACCTTTGATATCTGA